A region of the Ciona intestinalis chromosome 12, KH, whole genome shotgun sequence genome:
TTGGTTACATGTTAGGAACTTTTAATATCTTTTGATTTTCCGTTTAAATATTGACCAGGttgatattaataaaaaatgattaaatattgaaacataATAAAAGATGATGTTGTCAGTGTCACACATAGATATTGCCAGtctaagtttaattaaaaacttacagACTCTGTAAGTTCTAGGTTGTCTTTGCATTTCTGCATGTAGAAggactttattttataaggaAACCGGCAGAGAAGAATTGGTTCATTGATTTGATCTGTCATTTTTCTTTCGGGCATTTCGGGAATGTCTTCACCGAACTCATAGTAACTCCCTAAAGCAAAATTTAAGTGGAATTTAAATGAACGAAAGAATAAAGCTTATTTACCCTGGGGTATgggagcaacaacagtcagtATAAggcaggtgttctgtttcgtacacctcttGCACAGTTTCAAGGTACgatgtatttaacattttgggcaaatattttttatttaatctttgttttatgtatggctgacaatttggacaaccctgggttggagcaattgccattaactgtcatgcccaagaacacatacgcccacaatggtaccaGCAACcagtcttgaacccataacctttAGTTTAAAGGCATCTACaggtttttaaagtttggaaaCACTGAGCACATTTGATTTTTGTAGTCACATGAAAGCAGGACAGAAGTCAAAGATGGCAACCACAACCACAACATACCGTCttcttttttaatatcatGCTCCTTCAAATAAACAATTGCTTCAGCATAATCCATTCTACGGAATGGACGTTTAGGTGCAACGAACCCCTACAATAATCAAGAACATGTTTTGTTAATTACTATGTGAAGCTTttctaaattataaataaagagcaataaaacaaaaaatattttttaaaccaaaatttttaaatgatctCTTTAGCAAATGTTTAGCATTTAACACAtcttacaacaaaaaaatccaaatcagaattctttaaactttaaagcgGTATGCCTTATTTCCTGGGCCACAATATAAAAGTCACCTACTACAGTGGTTCAGTAAGAGTTTTaactactttttaaaatttagttttagaaATAGAGTCCACCTAGATTCACTAATATGCTTAATTTGGGTCAACACATAACATATTAAGAAACActgttgtaaaacaaaaaatcacaaCAAATCTTAGAAACATGATTTTAGGACTAAATAACACAATACAAATTACGATCATACAAAAACTTACAGGATTAAGGTCTTTAATTAATTCTCCAGCCGGTGACTTTAACAATTTATCAACAACATCACAAATTAAATCTTCCAAACGGTCGAGTAAATCGTTAAACGTTATAAACGCACATTCAGCTTCAACATGGGTGTATCTGGGAAGAAATAAACtcatattactttttttaacttcGGTTACCTGGCTAGGAAGCTACTTGTAATGGTAAATTATTGCAAACGATATTATTTCAATGAAACTGAAaaatactttacaaaaaaCTGGTTGAATCTTAAAACTTGTACAGTTCCTagcgttttaaataaatgataaaatgtgatatagttacattcttctattttaaaatctgaatAAGTTTTCAATCTTACAAAGAGATGTTAGTTGTAATGAATAGCCGCGTAATTATCCTGTAATCTATACAAGGGTATATTTTACTAGGTGTAGCATGTATTTTGTGTCCTGCCTGCTACATAATTACTGAACCAATAACAGGAAACCTACgcattgttgtttaaataacataaggCTACCCGTATGTTGTAAATAATAAGGTTTTTATgggaaaacaaacaattagctgaaacaaaacaagagagcagagCTCTAAAGAATGGCTGGAAAAATAGTAAATTTAGATTGTGACAACATTAAGCAAAAATAGTTGTGTTTGTAAGTctacaaacaaacacaaataacgcatatatatacttaataaacagaaattaaCAGCAGGCATATGCACACAAGTGTTTGGCGACAAATATTTATAGCTACACTAGTTGCATAACGGAATTCTTATTtccttaaattaaaacttaactataaaagtaacataacaaattaaaatcaaccCACTCTGCAAGATGACGTCTTGTCCTGCTTTGCTCAGCACGATAAGATTCAGCGAGACAGAAAACGTCTCCCAGAGACGGAAGACATGTCTCCAGGTACAACTGAGATGACTGAGTGAGATATGCTTGCTCTCCAAAGAAATCCAGTTTAAACAGGGTTGAACCGCCTTCACATTGTGTTTGCACGAGACATGGAGGGGTCACCTGATATATGAAACCAGAAGGAAAAGTTtgacatgaaaaaaaaagttcacAAACACTagtattttcatattttagtctagttgaaaatatgttttcaaaaacctgtcaaaaaaaataaaccaagtaAAATGGGTGGAGCTGATAATTGCTCCAATTAGTCGGTAACAAgtcaagaaaaaaatagtgAATATTAAAGTGTGTTCCACATTTAAGTACACTGCACTTGATTTTACTGCATTTTTCCCTCAATGAAGTTGCATAACGAAACAGTATCTTTTTAAATGGGCTACTGTGCgtacaatatatacatattacaaAATCACCTCATAATATCCTCGCTCAAAGTAGTGGTCACGGAACGCTTGCATAAGATATGATCGGACTCGTAATATTTTTGAGGTTTGTTCTCCCCGGATAACTAGATGTCTGTTGTCGAGCATAACGTCTACATCGGCTTCCTGGTTGAGGACTGTATCTATTCCACCAGGTGGTGCCAGACCAATTAGTTCCCAATAATCGCAAATCAGTTCATGTCCCCCAGGTGCCTGTAATGAAAATAAAGAGGGATTAATAAACACTGAGTGAAAGTATTCTGGCatataaatctaaaatttgtttataggTAAAGATGCTCAAAAGTGAACTTTAAAAGGcactttttcttataaaaaaagtgattGTAATAAACATAGGGGTTAATGAGCACTTGGTTAAGGTAATtaggggcataccaacaaaaatcaaatttgtttattaaaagaGATGCCCAAATGTGATCTGTAAATGGCACTTTTACTTATGGAAAATTCTATGCACTgttgaaacaacttttttactCCATTGGTTTAATTTCacaccattttttaaaactgttttgttttttgaaactttagtgGTAGGTAACTTTAGATTACATTGGACCATCTTTaactatatacaatttttggGTTGGAATGCTTCTTGCAAGATTTATAAACAGTCGCAATTCGTAAGCAATGACAAACTGCGCTCTGAGATTTGACCACAACGgcacaaacacaaaatatagtatcaagtttaataaaattataaaaaattattaactcCTAACTtacttaaattataaaaaattattaactcCTAACTTACTGATTTTCCTTCCATTACAGGGGTTATAACCCCATATAGACACACTGTGCTTTCAGTGCTAAGCATGACAGCATTATAGGTCTGACATAGTTGATCATTTAGAACAGCTTGTAAATAACCTGAACCATCACGTAGAACAATAaacatgagtgtcttgccTGCAAGATAAGATCAAAAAACTTAAAGGGGAAAAAATGTTGTagtaataaagttgtttataccagtatttataaatatgtgaaaaaaatgaaatgacaACAAAGCAAAACCAGGCTTGATTCTGGTTATTctgaatgtttttaacattctaCTTCTTCCTGGCCATTAAAACTACAGGGCAATATCAACATTTTACCCATTTGCcattatgtttttgttaccAATGTTCCCTGTAACATCGGGCTAAATTTTGTCAATATTTCccaaaatgaatttaattaaaaaattactgcattagtattttattattttatgaaaatattacTAGTTCGCAAATATCACAAATACATATGTTTAAGTTACTCTCACCCTGTCTACGAATTCTATGAGACCAACCATTAACTTTTACTCTTTGCCCTCGATGAGCTGTTGCTGCCCCAATTTTAATCTGGGgaaacaaatatatgttaCCATATTGATATAGTATGGTGCTGGCTAAGTGGTTTAGGCCCATGCAATGAAACCAAAGTGCCCAGAGTTCGATGTTGGACGGTGTTCGTGTTACTAACACTGATCGGCAtatatgtccttgggaaacacatttaactgacattgctccaacccctGCGAttactaatggattgtccaaattatgagccatattaacaaaaaaatcatacacaaagttaaaaagtgtgttAACTCTTAAGTACATGAGGATAAAAAATGATGTGAAAAATACGCGTCTGCCTGCGATGCGGTGTACGAAGGACTTAAATGAACTCTCCggctgttggggtaatggggtaGATCTGGCTTAAATCATAGTTCCTTGACAGCGACCTCAAccacaaagaataaaataatacccTATTGCTAACTAacatcatttgttttaaaattgtgtctGTCCAAAGTGAATGGGCAACAAAAAAACTCATGCTTTCTTTTTTGGGAATAATCTTTAGTGGTAGTGACTCTAGcaagattgtaaaaatacccctttttcaatgataatgtcaccgtccggatcgtcgaaaaacgtccggattttt
Encoded here:
- the LOC100184396 gene encoding asparagine--tRNA ligase, cytoplasmic; this translates as MGDSVEQQVNKLSIGELYTSEKTGCDESGDGTEAKPFKTILRAMMFHQSEPFPTLYVDSKEPNKKFDPIAKAQLKKQTKIFTAEKRKDVARKVREQEDAERREKNLEDAKKIIISEDKSLPAAKSIKIGAATAHRGQRVKVNGWSHRIRRQGKTLMFIVLRDGSGYLQAVLNDQLCQTYNAVMLSTESTVCLYGVITPVMEGKSAPGGHELICDYWELIGLAPPGGIDTVLNQEADVDVMLDNRHLVIRGEQTSKILRVRSYLMQAFRDHYFERGYYEVTPPCLVQTQCEGGSTLFKLDFFGEQAYLTQSSQLYLETCLPSLGDVFCLAESYRAEQSRTRRHLAEYTHVEAECAFITFNDLLDRLEDLICDVVDKLLKSPAGELIKDLNPGFVAPKRPFRRMDYAEAIVYLKEHDIKKEDGSYYEFGEDIPEMPERKMTDQINEPILLCRFPYKIKSFYMQKCKDNLELTESVDLLMPNVGEIVGGSMRMDNHEELLEGYKSEGVDPSKYYWYTDQRKFGTCEHGGYGLGLERLLTWLTDRYHIRDVCLYPRFLERCCP